In Gammaproteobacteria bacterium, the genomic window GCACCGGGCGGTGTTGGATCTCGTGAATGTCCAGTTAACGGGCGAACTGCCTCGAGATTTTGGCGAGCATTTGCTGCTTGCCAACGTCAGGGTTCGCGAGTCGGACGGGAATGAACTAAAGTTCGTTTTTGACCTGAATGATGCGGTACGTGTTGAACGGGCCGATCTGTTAACGGGCGCACAAAACACAAGGCTCGCGATTGACTTGGTGCACGAAACGGCCGTTACTTCTGATGTGCAAACAATAGAATCGCAACGGAAACCGCAATTGTTGAGTTATGCGGATGATTCGCCGGAGCCGGCTCTGGTCCGTGGGGTCGTCGATAAAACGCCTCGGAAACCTGATCCCGTTGAGCGCTCCAAGGAGTCTTACCGGGATGCACTTGCGCTATACCGCCAAGGCCGCCTCTTGGATGGCAATGAGCATCTCCGCCGGGCGCTCGAGCTTGATCCTAGAAACGTGAAGGCGCGAATCTATTTGGCCACACAGTATCTGGGGCAGGGGGGACGTCATGAAGCCGAGCAGCTTTTAGCCCAGGGGATCGAGCTAACACCGGACAATGCGAAACTTGCCAAATTCTATGCCCGTTTGCTCGTTGCCAAGGGCAATGTCGACAAGGCGCTTAGCGTGCTGGAGGACGCACAACCGGATGTTGTGCAGGATCCCGAATACCATGCATTCATGGCTGCCTTGTATCAACGATTGGGCCGGCATGAAGAGGCAGTCACTGCTTATCGCAGGGTCGTGGAGGTGCGCCCTGATAGTGGCGTGTGGTGGATGGGTCTGGCGATATCGCTGGAGGCCATGGGTGACGACGACGTTGCCATCGTGGCATATAGAAAGGCCCTTAATGGACATGCTATGACGGCGGATCTGCAGCGCTATGCGAGTGAACGGATTGCGGTTCTTTCGATGCACAGAGATTCATGAATCAACGCCGCAAAAAATTGCGCCTTGGCGACCTGCTTGTTGAGCACAAGGCGATATCGCAGGTACAACTTGAGGCTGCACTCGCGGAGCAGAAAAAAAGCGGACGCAAGCTCGGCATGATCCTCGTAGAAAGTGGCGCTATTGATGAAGACAC contains:
- a CDS encoding tetratricopeptide repeat protein, which translates into the protein MSLINQVLNDLDGRQASLKGADGKPLSDLQAANGIHRPNRSFKIRMGIVLLVLFVGLLVWILTGQGIPLQWFETEPGESLMPLDQSPKIIATPRPEPAPDAGVEPQPEVVVTEFEAMEAAVLEVPVSPEERIDASTPFVMDLTLAAVRPEAKLTESESTASSPPTAEADRGADAPAERIEISDLTITEHDGRIGIAMELNGTPEYKVYVLTTPHRAVLDLVNVQLTGELPRDFGEHLLLANVRVRESDGNELKFVFDLNDAVRVERADLLTGAQNTRLAIDLVHETAVTSDVQTIESQRKPQLLSYADDSPEPALVRGVVDKTPRKPDPVERSKESYRDALALYRQGRLLDGNEHLRRALELDPRNVKARIYLATQYLGQGGRHEAEQLLAQGIELTPDNAKLAKFYARLLVAKGNVDKALSVLEDAQPDVVQDPEYHAFMAALYQRLGRHEEAVTAYRRVVEVRPDSGVWWMGLAISLEAMGDDDVAIVAYRKALNGHAMTADLQRYASERIAVLSMHRDS